A window of Xiphophorus hellerii strain 12219 chromosome 19, Xiphophorus_hellerii-4.1, whole genome shotgun sequence contains these coding sequences:
- the LOC116709195 gene encoding titin-like isoform X6 translates to MAEGAKSPSASAAGGSSRAAQTSSLKSKALEVVRKVKVSVELLIALAALLSWVVVGVVMFDFVEYKAVPDVHQIITDPVQAVNDAVDEVSSLLNKFQECAPDLSSPSSAASYAAEEVIEAKDAFVRYFSDEEGTFYPSYIDPVVIGRRAFHSTNDFVYGVVGSFRDSLCATVDTVTDAVLDIRKGKLDLSYIDPVIIGRGFFCVINNFVSEVGAFIQNLLCLLVDSTLDVVKGTTDISFIDPVVFGRTFFNVINDTVGGITGYVQDILCAILDTVLDVSKGTIDISYADPVVLGRKFFNTINDAVNGIVGCIQDILCALLDIILDISKGTIDISFIDPVVIGRNIFHILDEFVNNITGHVQNVLCVILDVVLDTVKDLQEAVGFRPLSALQTTAEIIKEHINIVMSYLSTTLIGEQAIIPEVSVDPMKVVEDAVLEFTDKKDLFLGYMSSMLGGDQGEPVSPPAVNVVTEKDEAVVSPSDITLVRKKGEFLPPPEKVAEMMRAAEDEAASAAEEAEAEEAAGAADEAGVTKAEEDEVKQTEDIQLETSLKEQIIDVGIEEETTVEEEKTVDEVKPKEDPEQLAHEEKPEVEDKTLKTGPEQEEGEVKIEDILLEEEEEETPTTEGELAEQEEEEKTKIEARVEDKGEEEEEEPETFEVLVESKEETEEKEELGEIKTEGREQDQEEKEDSTAEEKLIDSEGEDDKAQYEAGDEDLEKQSLARQPELLLSKTPVNDSGVSESGEQEEEKVGTSPDYKNKDYAELKHDHDENNNNSESKKAEPEEKRKTRVPFERMKKADYKVSPKEPAGQYETEHKEKERETTTTAEDKQILKEQIQVQIYTEEKKSHTEEIKVKTTPKEEIKAEKPPKEKIKVEKHLKEDTKVEKPPKEKVKAETPPKEETKVEKPAKEKVKVEKPPKEETKVEKPAKEKVKVEKPPKEKVKVDKPPKEERKVKKPPKDKVKDEKPPKEETKVEKPPKEKLKVEKPPKEKSKVEKPPKEETKAEKPSKEKIKVEKPHKEKVKVEKPPKDETKVEKLPKDKIEVEKPPKEKSEVRKPQKEKLKVDKPPKEKVKEEKPPKEKVKVNKPPKEETKVEKPPEEKVKVDKPPKEKLKVQKPLKEETKVEKLRKEGIKVEKPPKGETKVEKPPKEETKVEKPPKEKLKVEKPPEEKVKVEKPPKEETKVEKLRKEETKVEKPPEEKVKAKKPPKEKVKVEKPIKEKVKAEKAPKEETKLEKYPKEKAKVEKLPKDETKFEKPPSEKIEVEKPPKEKVKVEKPIKEKVKAEKPPKDETKLEKPPKETMKVEKPPKETVKAAKPPKEETKVEKPPKQKVKVEKPPKEKLKVEKPPKEKVKMEKLAKEKLKVEKPLKEETKVEKPPKETVKVETPPKEETKVEKLPKEETKLEKPPKEKVKAEKPPKEKTGVKKPPKDDSKVEKPPKEKVKVEKPPIEKKEKTPVKEEIKVEKPPKEKKPVKEEMKVEKAPKEEIKAEKPPKEKEEKKPAKEEIKVEKLSKEKKHVKEKQKVEKPPKEKEEKKPVKEETKVKKPPKEKLGVEKPVKDKIEEKKLSAEEKSEQKRQTAKIGVKKPKEDIKPKRTIKQEFPTVLRKQHLNVTKPETTPIKTKKVAVVKKLEIPDKNVSLTKTKVVKAAPLRKVPEAPKETTKPSKVKKSC, encoded by the exons ATGGCTGAAG GAGCCAAATCCCCCTCGGCGAGTGCAGCCGGGGGCTCCAGCAGAGCAGCACAGACAAGCTCTCTCAAATCAAAAGCTTTGGAGGTCGTCAGAAAGGTGAAAGTGTCTGTGGAGCTGCTGATCGCCCTGGCTGCTCTCCTGTCCTGGGTGGTAGTAGGTGTGGTGATGTTTGACTTTGTCGAATACAAAGCAGTACCAG ATGTACACCAAATCATTACGGACCCAGTTCAAGCTGTAAACGATGCTGTAGACGAGGTGTCCAGTCTGCTAAATAAGTTCCAAG AATGTGCTCCTGATTTAAGTAGCCCCTCGTCTGCTGCGTCTTACGCTGCTGAAGAGGTTATAGAAGCAAAAGATGCATTTGTTCGATACTTTTCAGATGAAGAAG GAACCTTTTATCCAAGCTACATCGATCCCGTGGTCATTGGAAGAAGAGCTTTCCACTCAACCAATGACTTTGTGTATGGAGTGGTTGGCTCCTTCAGGGATTCACTGTGTGCTACTGTGGATACTGTAACGGATGCAGTTTTGGATATAAGAAAAG GAAAACTTGATCTCAGCTACATTGACCCTGTGATAATTGGCAGAGGGTTCTTCTGTGTTATTAATAACTTTGTTTCCGAAGTGGGGGCCTTCATTCAGAATTTGCTCTGCCTCCTAGTGGACTCCACATTGGATGTAGTGAAAG GAACCACTGACATTAGCTTCATCGATCCTGTGGTATTTGGCAGGACATTTTTCAATGTTATAAATGACACTGTTGGTGGAATAACGGGCTACGTCCAGGACATACTGTGTGCCATCTTAGACACCGTATTGGATGTGTCTAAAG GAACAATAGACATCAGCTACGCCGACCCCGTGGTCCTGGGCAGGAAATTCTTCAATACCATTAATGATGCTGTGAATGGAATAGTGGGCTGCATTCAGGACATACTTTGTGCTTTATTAGACATCATATTAGATATCTCTAAGG GAACCATTGACATCAGCTTTATTGACCCTGTGGTGATCGGCAGAAATATCTTCCATATTCTTGATGAGTTTGTGAATAACATCACAGGACACGTCCAGAATGTGCTTTGTGTGATCTTGGATGTGGTACTGGACACAGTGAAAG acCTCCAGGAGGCTGTGGGATTCAGGCCCTTATCAGCTCTTCAGACAACAGCAGAAATCATTAAAGAACATATCAACATTGTTATGAGCTACCTCTCTACAACGCTGATAGGTGAACAAG CGATCATTCCGGAAGTTTCCGTTGACCCGATGAAAGTTGTTGAGGATGCGGTACTGGAATTTACcgacaagaaggatttgttctTGGGCTACATGTCAAGTATGCTTGGTGGTGATCAAG GTGAACCTGTCAGTCCTCCGGCTGTAAATGTTGTCACTGAAAAAG ATGAAGCTGTTGTTTCTCCATCTGATATCACTCTGGTGAGAAAGAAAG GGGAGTTTCTACCTCCACCTGAAAAAG TTGCAGAGATGATGCGTGCCGCCGAAGATGAAGCTGCCTCTGCTGCAGAGGAGGCTGAGGCTGAAGAGGCCGCTGGAGCTGCCGATGAAGCAGGAGTGACCAAAGCAGAGGAAGATGAGG TGAAACAAACCGAAGACATCCAACTTGAGACTTCGCTGAAAGAGCAAATCATAGATGTTGGAATTGAGGAGGAAACAACGGTAGAGGAAGAAAAGACGGTGGATGAGGTTAAACCAAAGGAAGATCCAGAACAACTGGCACATGAGGAAAAACCTGAGGTGGAAGACAAGACTTTAAAAACAGGACCAGAACAAGAGGAGGGAGAAGTTAAAATAGAAGACATCTTgctagaagaagaagaagaggagacgCCAACAACAGAAGGAGAGTTAGCAGaacaagaggaagaggaaaaaacaaaaattgaagCAAGAGTAGAAGAtaaaggagaggaagaagaggaggaaccTGAAACTTTTGAGGTTTTGGTAGAGAGTAAGGAGGAGACTGAGGAGAAGGAAGAATtaggagaaataaaaactgaaggcaGGGAACAAGatcaggaggaaaaggaggactCCACAGCTGAAGAGAAACTTATTGACAGTGAGGGGGAAGACGACAAAGCACAGTATGAAGCTGGTGATGAAGATTTGGAAAAACAGTCATTAGCTCGACAACCAGAACTTCTGCTTTCCAAAACTCCTGTTAATGACTCTGGTGTATCCGAGTCAGGcgaacaggaagaggaaaaagtaGGAACATCTCctgattacaaaaacaaagattatgCAGAACTAAAGCATGACCAcgatgaaaataataataacagcgAGAGCAAAAAGGCAGAACctgaagaaaagaggaagactCGTGTTCCCTTTGAGAGGATGAAGAAAGCTGACTACAAAGTATCACCAAAAGAACCCGCCGGCCAATATGAGACAG AACACaaggaaaaagaaagggaaaCTACTACTACCGCAGAAGACAAGCAAATTCTGAAAGAACAAATACAAgtacaaatatatacagaagaaaagaaatctcaCACAGAAGAAATAAAGGTCAAGACAACtccaaaagaagaaataaaagcagagaaGCCTcccaaagagaaaataaaagttgagaAACATCTGAAAGAGGATACAAAAGTCGAAAAGCCTCCAAAGGAAAAGGTAAAGGCAGAGACGCCtcccaaagaagaaacaaaagtcgagaaacctgcaaaggaaaaagtaaagGTGGAGAAGCCtcccaaagaagaaacaaaagtcgagaaacctgcaaaggaaaaagtaaagGTGGAGAAGCCTCccaaagaaaaagtaaaagttgatAAACCtccaaaagaagaaagaaaagtcaaGAAACCTCCCAAAGATAAGGTAAAAGATGAGAAACCTcctaaagaagaaacaaaagttgagaaacctccaaaagaaaaactaaaagtggAAAAGCCTCcaaaagaaaagtcaaaagtcgagaaacctccgaaagaagaaacaaaagctgaGAAACCTtcgaaagaaaaaataaaagtcgaAAAGCCTCACaaagaaaaggtaaaagttGAGAAACCTCCAAAGGACGAAACAAAAGTCGAGAAACTTCCCAAAGACAAAATTGAAGTCGAGAAACCTCCAAAGGAAAAATCAGAAGTCAGGAAacctcaaaaagaaaaactaaaagtcgATAAGCCTccaaaggaaaaagtaaagGAGGAGAAGCCTCCCAAAGAGAAGGTAAAAGTCAATAAACCTccgaaagaagaaacaaaggtTGAGAAACCTCcagaggaaaaagtaaaagttgacaaacccccaaaagaaaaactaaaagtccAGAAACCTctcaaagaagaaacaaaagttgaGAAACTTCGGAAAGAGGGAATAAAAGTCGAGAAACCTCCTAAAGGAGAAACAAAAGTCGAGAAACCTcctaaagaagaaacaaaagtcgagaaacctcctaaggaaaaactaaaagtcgagaaacctccagaggaaaaagtaaaagtcgagaaacctcctaaagaagaaacaaaagtcgAGAAACTTCggaaagaggaaacaaaagtcgagaaacctccagaggaaaaagtaaaa GCGAAGAAGCCTCCCAAAGAAAAGGTAAAAGTCGAGAAACCTATAAAGGAAAAAGTAAAGGCAGAGAAAGCTCcgaaagaggaaacaaaactcGAGAAATATCccaaagaaaaggcaaaagtTGAGAAACTACcaaaagatgaaacaaaattcGAGAAACCTCCCTCAGAAAAAATAGAAGTCGAGAAACCTCCAAAGGAAAAA GTAAAAGTCGAGAAACCTATAAAGGAAAAAGTAAAGGCGGAGAAGCCTCcaaaagatgaaacaaaactagAGAAACCTCCCAAAGAAACCATGAAAGTCGAGAAACCTCCCAAAG AAACAGTAAAGGCAGCAAAACCtcccaaagaagaaacaaaagttgaGAAACCTCccaaacaaaaagtaaaagttgagaaacctccaaaagaaaaactaaaagtcgagaaacctccaaaggaaaaagtaaagatGGAGAAACTTgccaaagaaaaactaaaggTCGAGAAACCTCTAAAGGAGGAAACAAAAGTCGAAAAGCCTCCCAAAGAAACAGTAAAAGTTGAGACGCctccaaaagaagaaacaaaagtcgAGAAGCTtcccaaagaagaaacaaaacttgAGAAGCCTccaaaggaaaaagtaaagGCGGAGAAGCCTcccaaagaaaaaacaggagtGAAGAAACCTCCGAAAGACGACTCAAAAGTCGAgaaacctcccaaagaaaaggtaaaagtcgagaaacctccaatagaaaagaaagaaaagacacctgtcaaagaagaaataaaggttGAGAAACCacctaaagaaaagaaacctgtCAAAGAAGAAATGAAGGTTGAAAAAGCaccaaaagaagaaataaaggcaGAGAAACCtccaaaagaaaaggaagaaaagaaacctgccaaagaagaaataaaagtggAGAAACTGtccaaagaaaagaaacatgtcaaagaaaaacagaaggttGAGAAACCaccaaaagaaaaggaagaaaagaaacctgtcaaagaagaaacaaaggtCAAgaaacctcccaaagaaaaactaGGTGTTGAGAAACCTGTCAAGGATAAgatagaagaaaagaaactttcagcagaagaaaaatctgaacagaAACGCCAAACAGCAAAAATAGGAGTAAAGAAACCTAAAGAAG ATATTAAGCCCAAAAGAACAATCAAGCAGGAGTTTCCAACTGTCCTCAGGAAGCAACAtcttaatgtgacaaaacctG AAACCACTCCAATCAAGACCAAAAAGGTGGCAGTTGTGAAAA AGCTCGAAATCCCAGACAAAAACGTCTCCTTAACAAAGACGAAAGTAGTAAAGGCAGCGCCGCTACGAAAAG ttcCTGAGGCTCCAAAAGAAACAACCAAgccttcaaaagtcaaaaaa agTTGTTGA
- the LOC116709195 gene encoding titin-like isoform X1, giving the protein MAEGAKSPSASAAGGSSRAAQTSSLKSKALEVVRKVKVSVELLIALAALLSWVVVGVVMFDFVEYKAVPDVHQIITDPVQAVNDAVDEVSSLLNKFQECAPDLSSPSSAASYAAEEVIEAKDAFVRYFSDEEGTFYPSYIDPVVIGRRAFHSTNDFVYGVVGSFRDSLCATVDTVTDAVLDIRKGKLDLSYIDPVIIGRGFFCVINNFVSEVGAFIQNLLCLLVDSTLDVVKGTTDISFIDPVVFGRTFFNVINDTVGGITGYVQDILCAILDTVLDVSKGTIDISYADPVVLGRKFFNTINDAVNGIVGCIQDILCALLDIILDISKGTIDISFIDPVVIGRNIFHILDEFVNNITGHVQNVLCVILDVVLDTVKDLQEAVGFRPLSALQTTAEIIKEHINIVMSYLSTTLIGEQAIIPEVSVDPMKVVEDAVLEFTDKKDLFLGYMSSMLGGDQGEPVSPPAVNVVTEKDEAVVSPSDITLVRKKGEFLPPPEKVAEMMRAAEDEAASAAEEAEAEEAAGAADEAGVTKAEEDEVKQTEDIQLETSLKEQIIDVGIEEETTVEEEKTVDEVKPKEDPEQLAHEEKPEVEDKTLKTGPEQEEGEVKIEDILLEEEEEETPTTEGELAEQEEEEKTKIEARVEDKGEEEEEEPETFEVLVESKEETEEKEELGEIKTEGREQDQEEKEDSTAEEKLIDSEGEDDKAQYEAGDEDLEKQSLARQPELLLSKTPVNDSGVSESGEQEEEKVGTSPDYKNKDYAELKHDHDENNNNSESKKAEPEEKRKTRVPFERMKKADYKVSPKEPAGQYETEHKEKERETTTTAEDKQILKEQIQVQIYTEEKKSHTEEIKVKTTPKEEIKAEKPPKEKIKVEKHLKEDTKVEKPPKEKVKAETPPKEETKVEKPAKEKVKVEKPPKEETKVEKPAKEKVKVEKPPKEKVKVDKPPKEERKVKKPPKDKVKDEKPPKEETKVEKPPKEKLKVEKPPKEKSKVEKPPKEETKAEKPSKEKIKVEKPHKEKVKVEKPPKDETKVEKLPKDKIEVEKPPKEKSEVRKPQKEKLKVDKPPKEKVKEEKPPKEKVKVNKPPKEETKVEKPPEEKVKVDKPPKEKLKVQKPLKEETKVEKLRKEGIKVEKPPKGETKVEKPPKEETKVEKPPKEKLKVEKPPEEKVKVEKPPKEETKVEKLRKEETKVEKPPEEKVKAKKPPKEKVKVEKPIKEKVKAEKAPKEETKLEKYPKEKAKVEKLPKDETKFEKPPSEKIEVEKPPKEKVKVEKPIKEKVKAEKPPKDETKLEKPPKETMKVEKPPKETVKAAKPPKEETKVEKPPKQKVKVEKPPKEKLKVEKPPKEKVKMEKLAKEKLKVEKPLKEETKVEKPPKETVKVETPPKEETKVEKLPKEETKLEKPPKEKVKAEKPPKEKTGVKKPPKDDSKVEKPPKEKVKVEKPPIEKKEKTPVKEEIKVEKPPKEKKPVKEEMKVEKAPKEEIKAEKPPKEKEEKKPAKEEIKVEKLSKEKKHVKEKQKVEKPPKEKEEKKPVKEETKVKKPPKEKLGVEKPVKDKIEEKKLSAEEKSEQKRQTAKIGVKKPKEDIKPKRTIKQEFPTVLRKQHLNVTKPETTPIKTKKVAVVKKLEIPDKNVSLTKTKVVKAAPLRKVPEAPKETTKPSKVKKVVEVLKEKIEPITQKKAAVIKAKPAPAEKKKEKTVPKQTVKDKAKEDRVLKERQEPAKKEKPAEKAARDEKVEEQLLDSFPMDDDLPYFQCFFLDEDEAQFPFYAFSPLHI; this is encoded by the exons ATGGCTGAAG GAGCCAAATCCCCCTCGGCGAGTGCAGCCGGGGGCTCCAGCAGAGCAGCACAGACAAGCTCTCTCAAATCAAAAGCTTTGGAGGTCGTCAGAAAGGTGAAAGTGTCTGTGGAGCTGCTGATCGCCCTGGCTGCTCTCCTGTCCTGGGTGGTAGTAGGTGTGGTGATGTTTGACTTTGTCGAATACAAAGCAGTACCAG ATGTACACCAAATCATTACGGACCCAGTTCAAGCTGTAAACGATGCTGTAGACGAGGTGTCCAGTCTGCTAAATAAGTTCCAAG AATGTGCTCCTGATTTAAGTAGCCCCTCGTCTGCTGCGTCTTACGCTGCTGAAGAGGTTATAGAAGCAAAAGATGCATTTGTTCGATACTTTTCAGATGAAGAAG GAACCTTTTATCCAAGCTACATCGATCCCGTGGTCATTGGAAGAAGAGCTTTCCACTCAACCAATGACTTTGTGTATGGAGTGGTTGGCTCCTTCAGGGATTCACTGTGTGCTACTGTGGATACTGTAACGGATGCAGTTTTGGATATAAGAAAAG GAAAACTTGATCTCAGCTACATTGACCCTGTGATAATTGGCAGAGGGTTCTTCTGTGTTATTAATAACTTTGTTTCCGAAGTGGGGGCCTTCATTCAGAATTTGCTCTGCCTCCTAGTGGACTCCACATTGGATGTAGTGAAAG GAACCACTGACATTAGCTTCATCGATCCTGTGGTATTTGGCAGGACATTTTTCAATGTTATAAATGACACTGTTGGTGGAATAACGGGCTACGTCCAGGACATACTGTGTGCCATCTTAGACACCGTATTGGATGTGTCTAAAG GAACAATAGACATCAGCTACGCCGACCCCGTGGTCCTGGGCAGGAAATTCTTCAATACCATTAATGATGCTGTGAATGGAATAGTGGGCTGCATTCAGGACATACTTTGTGCTTTATTAGACATCATATTAGATATCTCTAAGG GAACCATTGACATCAGCTTTATTGACCCTGTGGTGATCGGCAGAAATATCTTCCATATTCTTGATGAGTTTGTGAATAACATCACAGGACACGTCCAGAATGTGCTTTGTGTGATCTTGGATGTGGTACTGGACACAGTGAAAG acCTCCAGGAGGCTGTGGGATTCAGGCCCTTATCAGCTCTTCAGACAACAGCAGAAATCATTAAAGAACATATCAACATTGTTATGAGCTACCTCTCTACAACGCTGATAGGTGAACAAG CGATCATTCCGGAAGTTTCCGTTGACCCGATGAAAGTTGTTGAGGATGCGGTACTGGAATTTACcgacaagaaggatttgttctTGGGCTACATGTCAAGTATGCTTGGTGGTGATCAAG GTGAACCTGTCAGTCCTCCGGCTGTAAATGTTGTCACTGAAAAAG ATGAAGCTGTTGTTTCTCCATCTGATATCACTCTGGTGAGAAAGAAAG GGGAGTTTCTACCTCCACCTGAAAAAG TTGCAGAGATGATGCGTGCCGCCGAAGATGAAGCTGCCTCTGCTGCAGAGGAGGCTGAGGCTGAAGAGGCCGCTGGAGCTGCCGATGAAGCAGGAGTGACCAAAGCAGAGGAAGATGAGG TGAAACAAACCGAAGACATCCAACTTGAGACTTCGCTGAAAGAGCAAATCATAGATGTTGGAATTGAGGAGGAAACAACGGTAGAGGAAGAAAAGACGGTGGATGAGGTTAAACCAAAGGAAGATCCAGAACAACTGGCACATGAGGAAAAACCTGAGGTGGAAGACAAGACTTTAAAAACAGGACCAGAACAAGAGGAGGGAGAAGTTAAAATAGAAGACATCTTgctagaagaagaagaagaggagacgCCAACAACAGAAGGAGAGTTAGCAGaacaagaggaagaggaaaaaacaaaaattgaagCAAGAGTAGAAGAtaaaggagaggaagaagaggaggaaccTGAAACTTTTGAGGTTTTGGTAGAGAGTAAGGAGGAGACTGAGGAGAAGGAAGAATtaggagaaataaaaactgaaggcaGGGAACAAGatcaggaggaaaaggaggactCCACAGCTGAAGAGAAACTTATTGACAGTGAGGGGGAAGACGACAAAGCACAGTATGAAGCTGGTGATGAAGATTTGGAAAAACAGTCATTAGCTCGACAACCAGAACTTCTGCTTTCCAAAACTCCTGTTAATGACTCTGGTGTATCCGAGTCAGGcgaacaggaagaggaaaaagtaGGAACATCTCctgattacaaaaacaaagattatgCAGAACTAAAGCATGACCAcgatgaaaataataataacagcgAGAGCAAAAAGGCAGAACctgaagaaaagaggaagactCGTGTTCCCTTTGAGAGGATGAAGAAAGCTGACTACAAAGTATCACCAAAAGAACCCGCCGGCCAATATGAGACAG AACACaaggaaaaagaaagggaaaCTACTACTACCGCAGAAGACAAGCAAATTCTGAAAGAACAAATACAAgtacaaatatatacagaagaaaagaaatctcaCACAGAAGAAATAAAGGTCAAGACAACtccaaaagaagaaataaaagcagagaaGCCTcccaaagagaaaataaaagttgagaAACATCTGAAAGAGGATACAAAAGTCGAAAAGCCTCCAAAGGAAAAGGTAAAGGCAGAGACGCCtcccaaagaagaaacaaaagtcgagaaacctgcaaaggaaaaagtaaagGTGGAGAAGCCtcccaaagaagaaacaaaagtcgagaaacctgcaaaggaaaaagtaaagGTGGAGAAGCCTCccaaagaaaaagtaaaagttgatAAACCtccaaaagaagaaagaaaagtcaaGAAACCTCCCAAAGATAAGGTAAAAGATGAGAAACCTcctaaagaagaaacaaaagttgagaaacctccaaaagaaaaactaaaagtggAAAAGCCTCcaaaagaaaagtcaaaagtcgagaaacctccgaaagaagaaacaaaagctgaGAAACCTtcgaaagaaaaaataaaagtcgaAAAGCCTCACaaagaaaaggtaaaagttGAGAAACCTCCAAAGGACGAAACAAAAGTCGAGAAACTTCCCAAAGACAAAATTGAAGTCGAGAAACCTCCAAAGGAAAAATCAGAAGTCAGGAAacctcaaaaagaaaaactaaaagtcgATAAGCCTccaaaggaaaaagtaaagGAGGAGAAGCCTCCCAAAGAGAAGGTAAAAGTCAATAAACCTccgaaagaagaaacaaaggtTGAGAAACCTCcagaggaaaaagtaaaagttgacaaacccccaaaagaaaaactaaaagtccAGAAACCTctcaaagaagaaacaaaagttgaGAAACTTCGGAAAGAGGGAATAAAAGTCGAGAAACCTCCTAAAGGAGAAACAAAAGTCGAGAAACCTcctaaagaagaaacaaaagtcgagaaacctcctaaggaaaaactaaaagtcgagaaacctccagaggaaaaagtaaaagtcgagaaacctcctaaagaagaaacaaaagtcgAGAAACTTCggaaagaggaaacaaaagtcgagaaacctccagaggaaaaagtaaaa GCGAAGAAGCCTCCCAAAGAAAAGGTAAAAGTCGAGAAACCTATAAAGGAAAAAGTAAAGGCAGAGAAAGCTCcgaaagaggaaacaaaactcGAGAAATATCccaaagaaaaggcaaaagtTGAGAAACTACcaaaagatgaaacaaaattcGAGAAACCTCCCTCAGAAAAAATAGAAGTCGAGAAACCTCCAAAGGAAAAA GTAAAAGTCGAGAAACCTATAAAGGAAAAAGTAAAGGCGGAGAAGCCTCcaaaagatgaaacaaaactagAGAAACCTCCCAAAGAAACCATGAAAGTCGAGAAACCTCCCAAAG AAACAGTAAAGGCAGCAAAACCtcccaaagaagaaacaaaagttgaGAAACCTCccaaacaaaaagtaaaagttgagaaacctccaaaagaaaaactaaaagtcgagaaacctccaaaggaaaaagtaaagatGGAGAAACTTgccaaagaaaaactaaaggTCGAGAAACCTCTAAAGGAGGAAACAAAAGTCGAAAAGCCTCCCAAAGAAACAGTAAAAGTTGAGACGCctccaaaagaagaaacaaaagtcgAGAAGCTtcccaaagaagaaacaaaacttgAGAAGCCTccaaaggaaaaagtaaagGCGGAGAAGCCTcccaaagaaaaaacaggagtGAAGAAACCTCCGAAAGACGACTCAAAAGTCGAgaaacctcccaaagaaaaggtaaaagtcgagaaacctccaatagaaaagaaagaaaagacacctgtcaaagaagaaataaaggttGAGAAACCacctaaagaaaagaaacctgtCAAAGAAGAAATGAAGGTTGAAAAAGCaccaaaagaagaaataaaggcaGAGAAACCtccaaaagaaaaggaagaaaagaaacctgccaaagaagaaataaaagtggAGAAACTGtccaaagaaaagaaacatgtcaaagaaaaacagaaggttGAGAAACCaccaaaagaaaaggaagaaaagaaacctgtcaaagaagaaacaaaggtCAAgaaacctcccaaagaaaaactaGGTGTTGAGAAACCTGTCAAGGATAAgatagaagaaaagaaactttcagcagaagaaaaatctgaacagaAACGCCAAACAGCAAAAATAGGAGTAAAGAAACCTAAAGAAG ATATTAAGCCCAAAAGAACAATCAAGCAGGAGTTTCCAACTGTCCTCAGGAAGCAACAtcttaatgtgacaaaacctG AAACCACTCCAATCAAGACCAAAAAGGTGGCAGTTGTGAAAA AGCTCGAAATCCCAGACAAAAACGTCTCCTTAACAAAGACGAAAGTAGTAAAGGCAGCGCCGCTACGAAAAG ttcCTGAGGCTCCAAAAGAAACAACCAAgccttcaaaagtcaaaaaag TTGTTGAGGTTCTTAAGGAGAAGATTGAACCTATCACTCAGAAAAAAG CAGCTGTTATTAAGGCAAAACCAGCACCTGCTGAAAAGAAGAAAG agaaaactGTCCCGAAGCAGACGGTAAAAGATAAAGCTAAAG AAGACAGAGTTCTTAAAGAGAGACAGGAGCCGGCAAAGAAAG AAAAACCTGCTGAGAAGGCTGCCAGAGACGAGAAGGTTGAAG AACAACTCTTGGACAGCTTTCCCATGGATG ACGACCTGCCGTACTTCCAGTGTTTCTTCCTGGACGAGGACGAGGCTCAGTTTCCATTTTATGCCTTCTCACCTCTACACATTTAA